ACATCTAACAGAGACACGTCAGTTGCCAGACACATTAGAACCAACCACATGGACACCCCTAAATGTATCAAATTTGCGGTATTAGAAAAAATCCAATTGGGCAAAAGGGGTGGAGATTTAGATCAAACCCTTAAAAGAAGGGAATgctattggatttacaaatttgACACAATAGCCCCCAaaggcctcaatgaaggcttcACCTTCACCCCGTTTATTGAATGATGATTATccccactgtgtatatatgtatatagatttgtGTTGTCTTTAACTTAGGTCTTTTTGTTAACAGATATTTCTTTCTGTATATGTGAAGTGTGATTTACCGGGTGCCTATGTGCCAGCATAACAAGTGACCGCTCATTACCTATTCTACTAAACCACCACTCCCggttaactcccccccccccctgtttttccTGTTTGGCTCCATCAGGAGAATAAGTGATTGCCTATTTTTACCAATAGGATCTTCCCTACCCTGCATGAAATAGGGGATCTATGTTTGCATCCCACCTTCCGTCAGGAAGAGTTTTGCAAATACCGTCTACAGTGTTCAGTAGTACTCAGTGCAACTACAATAACAGTGCTTCCCACTTCACATGCCCTTGATGAATATGGGAGccgtatttctttttctttttgttgcacGATCCCTGTCATGCACCAGCAAGGGTTAACTCAATCCTGCACTCCCAAATCCCAATACAGGACTCATCGGTACATGTAAGCTGATATGCTTTAAGTCTCCGCTGATTATTGGTTCTTTAACCTAAGATACCGTGTATTAGGGGCTTGTAGTCAGAACTTGTATGTGGTATAAGTGGTTAGCCGTAAAAGCCGTTTTCCTATGGGGGAGGAGTTCTCCTTCAGTCAGCCGATGACTGACACCCTCCCTACGTCCGCAGACCCGCCCTACTTACACCCACGTGGGTGGATACACGGACGAATGGCATACTATACGGATGTTTGGCGCGAAGAGGCAAGACACGCCCAGCGCCGTGATTGGTTACTTGCATTGCCGGtccgggtatttaaacccagcgagGCACAGGAGCCGgttcacctttgacaaaggcgctctaacagcgccgaaacggacgttaggtcgttactctttctttctttcttttatttcaccAGCACGGATTGATGTGATCACTGGGTGAGGGTAGTGGGTCTAGGTCTCGCCTAACCGACGTTAGAGCTATCCACAATTAGTATTTCAGAAGTGACCAGTGTAGAAATCTTTTTTCCTCCACAGCGGACTCACTACAGCTCCTGTATCAGTAGGGGCAAGCACTGCAGCAAGCTACTCTAGTCAGCCTTCGATAGGATTTGGGCTGTTAAAAGTTGAGTAATATTTTTTCTCCTTCAGCAGGTTGTTTAGAGCCCGCACTGGAATAGGGGCAACTACTGCAACCACTAACTCTGCCTTACCTTTGGGCTGAAACACTGTATCTCTAGCATGTCAAGTGGCAACTCTGTATCCCCTTAGCTATACAGAGATACTTTGTTTCCTATTAGAGGATACTTGGGATCAAGTTTCCTTTTAAAAAAGGTTTCTCTACATTCTGATGCCAAGGGACACAGTTAGCAGTTATCTACTTGTGCCTCTCAGGCTAACAAGCCTTTAGTGCACAATTTAATGCAAGcagctgtagtgtcccttttacaGCACCAGTTTCACTGTATATAACTACTATATTGTACAGACCCACCCTAGTGTGTGTATTATGGTGGTGgtacattaagttttatttgttcatttacttttcatttgggatcatattttcaatgatacccacgattaaattattttagaccattatttaaagcagtacaaCAGCTGCAGAACTCCCTTTCTTGGCGCTCCCGAAGCTTTGCAAGCTAAGGAATACGCCTACTCcctctatttttgtatatatacaagggttatcccctactgagtcctgcagacacactctagttCCCCCTGTTGGGAACCAAGCACTTCGGTGCCCTTTTGTTTCTAATTTCATTACTTGAAACAACCTTGAAAGAAATCTCACCTTAGATGGAGATCTAATGGTGTCCAAGCGCAACCGGGAGGTATTGCTGGAGCACTCCTGCTATTTGCGGAATTGAAATGCTGACTTCTTTACATTGCAGCCTGGTGTGGATCTGGCCAGGAGTTGCAGCCAACCTCCTCGTTGCGATCCTGCTAGCTGTGAGGTGTGAACGAGTCCCGTGtctcccccctttggaccagtgggggttatcccggtacatATCGCTTTTAAGCCTGATACTCTCTTACAAAGCACTGTAAATCCTGCAAAGCCTACAGGCTAAAATGGCCACAGCAGAGCAGTCAACAGCTCTACAAGCTACTGCAACAAAGGCTTTCTATTAGGTGCGACTTGAAAAAGCCTTTGAGAGGCTGTGGTCGCGATTCTGGACCATCCTGAGGCATGAAGCGGAGAGATCTGTGGTGGCTGCAGATTCCCAGCCCACACCATCTGGCAGAGGCACACTGCCACAACTTGCTTTTTTTAAGTCCCCCATGACTTCGCAGATGAGGAGACGCAGAAAGAAGGTGTCGGAATCGGTGTCTCGGTTCTACAGCTAGCCAAGACTTACCTAGGCCACAGTCCAGAAGGGGAAGAAACCCTAGCCACAGCTCACACCCTCGAGAGCCTTACACGCTCCATGACACACTGACTTCTGATGGAAGACCCCAAGACCTTGCTCTCTTTGCAATGCGTAATCAGATCAGTAGGAAAAGTGCACTGAACTGTGTTGGAGTCTGGGGCTGGGGGGGGCATCGCTCTATGGAACTCGAGTTCTCTAACATGTTGGGGTAGAATATTTTACTTGGTGTGCATAGGCTGAGCTTGTATGTCTGAAGTATGGCCCTCCAAGGTTATACTGGGCTGTGGTTGTTATTTTATAGTGCTGCAGCTCTTTGTTTTACTTTGATTGTGCTCGGGGGTAATTTTAAGTGTTATATCTGACCAGACCTTAGCTTGTTATTTCATTCATGTACACTGACATACTAAATATGGTGTTTTCtcttgcatatatatttaaaaatgtgctgttatCTCTATTGCTACCATGTTATGCTATGTGTTATACTAATCTttctcctgctgttggggaaatgCAAGACTGACTGTTATCtgtgcacaaaaaaaacacacctgaTAGCTGGTACTTCATTGATATATGTGGGCATCTTACACATGAAATACATGTTAATGTGTCAATTATACTTATGTTTTCAGATTCTACTGATTGTTTCAAATGTCAATGGGATATGTGGCCAAATCATCACAAATCCTTGTGTCTTCCAAAATCTGTAGAGTACCTTTCTTATGAAGATGCATGGGGGGCAACCATGACTGCTACTAGCATTGTGTCGTCTTTAGTTCCTGTTGCCATTTTGAGAATCttcatacataataaaacaactcCTATTGTAAAAGCCAATAATTATTCCAtttgttgtcttcttctggtGTCGTTGTCCCTCTGTTTCCTCTGCACTTTGGCTTTTATTGGATACCCTGAACCTAAGAAATGTCTTCTTCGTCAGCCTGCTTTTGGTATGATCTTTGCATTCTGCATCTCTTGTATATTAGCCAAAACTCTTATGGTGGTATTTGCCTTTCTGTCCACCAAACCAGCCAGTTCTCTGAAAATACTGACAAACCCTTGGGTGTCCTACATCATAATTTGCATCTGCTCCCTTATACAAGTAATTCTGTCCATCACTTGGTTATCTCTTAAACCTCCCTTTTCAGAACATAATACTCAAACCAAACCAGAAATTATCagtgctgtgtgtaatatggGATCTCCTACAGCCTTCTGGTCCATGTTTGGATATCTAGGTTTCTTGGCCATTACAAGTTTTATTGTTGCGTTTCTTGCCCGAGGACTTCCTGACAGCTTCAATGAAGCTAAATGTATCACTTTCAGCATGCTATCTTTCCTTAGTGTTTGGGTGTGTTTTATCCCTGCCTCACTCAGTGCGAGCGGGAAGTACATTCAATTGATGGAAGTGTTTGCTATTCTGGCGTCAAGTTGGGCATTGGTTATCTGTATGTTTGTTCctaaatgttttattatactCTTCAGACCTAACATTAACTCCATGGGTCATCTCATGTGGAAAAAGAGAATTTTACATAGATAGTGCCTAAATGATTCAAGTTTCATCATTCTGAAGAaacattatgtatatttatacatgtaaaaagtgtgtgcatataatgcttTAGGAAactaataaagaaataatacaaaTCTGTATATTTAGTCATTCTTTCCATTTAGAGAGTTATGCAAGGCCATTCAATAAGGTGTACATTTTTGGAAATTCTAAGTACATTtagaattttagaccaaaattagAAAACTAAACATGGCAAccattgaattttttatttttacaaactgttttttttttggcctaaaaCTTGAGAATTACTTTGGATTCCTGACAGTTTATATTTTAGTGAGTAACTCTGTAAATACGtttaactgaaaaaaatattagcaaGCATCCAAGCGTAAATATGTGATGTGACAAGGAACCTGTCTTCTGTGGTCAATGTAAACAGACGACAAATTAAGTTTGGCTTAAAATGCCTTTTATTATAATGAAATATTCTAGTGTAAGAGATACaaacagataattgagcagtgagacttaagATGCAtaaactatacaccaaaactgcttcattaaaggaacactatagtcaccaagataagattagcttaatgaagcagtttagtgtATTTAAtagagtctcactgctcaattctctgccatttct
This Pelobates fuscus isolate aPelFus1 chromosome 3, aPelFus1.pri, whole genome shotgun sequence DNA region includes the following protein-coding sequences:
- the LOC134601905 gene encoding vomeronasal type-2 receptor 26-like, whose amino-acid sequence is MTATSIVSSLVPVAILRIFIHNKTTPIVKANNYSICCLLLVSLSLCFLCTLAFIGYPEPKKCLLRQPAFGMIFAFCISCILAKTLMVVFAFLSTKPASSLKILTNPWVSYIIICICSLIQVILSITWLSLKPPFSEHNTQTKPEIISAVCNMGSPTAFWSMFGYLGFLAITSFIVAFLARGLPDSFNEAKCITFSMLSFLSVWVCFIPASLSASGKYIQLMEVFAILASSWALVICMFVPKCFIILFRPNINSMGHLMWKKRILHR